In Deltaproteobacteria bacterium, one genomic interval encodes:
- a CDS encoding L,D-transpeptidase family protein has protein sequence MLSGKTEGQTGIGKLFKLLLVCIIKLTLICGCTSLHMESSLKEANEYSAQGSYLVSLDKYEQILEKYPETGDRVLFEMGLIHVHPGNWQRNERKSREYFQKIIQDYPKSEYHRASEMMIAHIDAMTVKEKEIATHQAQMHALQNELKRRDGEMAFLNQRISALEQELKSKVYPVQDGPADKIVIEKKARRLTLMTGGQILRQYKIALGGNPEGPKERQGDNKTPEGTYVINSRNHDSRYHLSLRISYPNDKDKKRARELGVCPGGDIMIHGIKNGLSHVGESHALVDWTRGCIAVTDEEIEEIDKLAPLGTVVEIRP, from the coding sequence ATGCTATCAGGGAAGACTGAAGGACAAACAGGAATCGGCAAGCTTTTTAAGCTTTTGCTGGTCTGTATCATCAAACTGACGCTTATCTGTGGGTGTACCTCGCTTCATATGGAATCATCCCTGAAAGAAGCGAATGAATATTCCGCCCAGGGGAGTTACCTTGTTTCTCTCGACAAATACGAGCAGATTCTGGAGAAATATCCCGAAACGGGAGATCGGGTTCTTTTTGAGATGGGGCTGATCCATGTGCATCCCGGAAACTGGCAAAGAAACGAGAGGAAATCCCGGGAGTACTTTCAGAAGATCATCCAGGATTATCCCAAGAGCGAATACCACCGGGCCAGTGAAATGATGATCGCTCACATTGATGCAATGACCGTTAAGGAAAAAGAGATTGCAACGCACCAGGCCCAGATGCATGCACTTCAAAATGAACTGAAACGCCGGGACGGTGAGATGGCGTTCCTGAACCAAAGGATCTCAGCGCTCGAACAGGAACTCAAGAGCAAGGTGTATCCCGTTCAAGACGGCCCGGCGGACAAAATCGTAATCGAAAAGAAGGCGCGGCGGCTGACCCTGATGACTGGAGGTCAGATCTTGAGGCAGTACAAAATCGCCCTGGGCGGCAACCCGGAGGGTCCCAAGGAAAGGCAGGGGGACAACAAAACACCGGAGGGAACCTATGTGATCAATTCCCGGAACCATGACAGCCGATATCACCTTTCCCTGCGTATTTCCTACCCCAACGACAAAGACAAAAAACGGGCTCGGGAGCTTGGGGTATGTCCCGGAGGGGACATCATGATCCATGGTATTAAAAACGGACTGTCTCATGTCGGTGAATCACACGCCCTGGTTGACTGGACGAGGGGTTGTATTGCCGTGACCGACGAGGAAATTGAAGAAATCGATAAGCTGGCGCCCCTTGGCACGGTTGTCGAGATAAGACCTTAG